From a region of the Citricoccus muralis genome:
- a CDS encoding tRNA (cytidine(34)-2'-O)-methyltransferase: protein MEAPRAPAPGTPGFRILLHSPEIPGNTGNVIRLAAITGAELHLVEPVGFDFSDTKLRRAGLDYHDLAVMTVHPDLDTALAALLPARVFAFTSGGERLFTDIDYAPGDVLMFGRESTGLPAEVLSDPRVTSRVRLPMQPSRRSLNLANSASIAIYEAWRQHGFAGSA from the coding sequence CTGGAGGCCCCGAGGGCACCGGCCCCCGGCACCCCGGGGTTCAGGATCCTCCTGCACTCCCCGGAGATTCCGGGCAACACCGGCAACGTGATCCGGCTGGCGGCCATCACCGGGGCAGAGCTGCATCTGGTGGAACCGGTCGGCTTCGACTTCTCCGACACCAAGCTCCGCCGCGCAGGCCTGGACTACCACGACCTCGCCGTGATGACCGTGCACCCGGACCTGGACACGGCGCTGGCGGCCCTGCTGCCGGCCCGGGTCTTCGCCTTCACGTCCGGTGGCGAGCGACTGTTCACGGACATCGACTACGCTCCCGGTGACGTCCTGATGTTCGGCCGCGAATCCACGGGCCTGCCGGCCGAGGTCCTGAGCGATCCTCGGGTCACCTCCCGCGTACGGCTGCCGATGCAGCCTTCCCGGCGGTCCTTGAACCTGGCCAACTCCGCCTCGATCGCGATCTACGAGGCCTGGCGCCAGCACGGCTTCGCGGGCTCCGCCTGA
- a CDS encoding cysteine desulfurase family protein, producing MTTSASRTRVYLDHAATTALRPVALEAFTASARTLGNQSSLHQSGRGAKLRVETARDALAATLGAHPSEIIFTSGGTESDNLALKGLYWARRDRARAAGAPECHRIVLTGLEHHAVLDAAKWLETHEGARLDFVPVLADGRVDLDAWRAALARDPETIAVATLMWANNEIGTIQPIAAAAALAADHGVPFHTDAVQAFGAVPLDFQASGATTMAVTGHKIGAPVGVGALLVRRDAALTPVLHGGGQERDIRSGTIPAALIEAFAAAATEAHAHLSAERERVGGLREQLIKGIRELVPEARLTGAEDLDPLTGERLPAGTRRLPGNVHFVFPGCEGDSILFGLDMVGVEASTGSACSAGVPRPSHVLIALGIEEELARCVQRFSLGHTSGPADVEQVLSVLPDVHASALRAGLSGHDSRIKTANSQR from the coding sequence ATGACCACTTCCGCCTCCCGGACCCGCGTCTACCTTGACCACGCCGCCACCACAGCACTCCGCCCGGTGGCGTTGGAGGCGTTCACGGCCAGTGCCCGGACGCTCGGGAACCAATCCTCACTGCACCAGTCCGGCCGCGGGGCCAAGCTCCGGGTCGAGACGGCACGGGATGCGCTCGCGGCCACCCTGGGCGCGCACCCTAGCGAGATCATCTTCACCTCCGGAGGCACTGAGTCGGACAACCTGGCGCTCAAGGGACTGTACTGGGCACGCCGGGACCGTGCCCGCGCGGCGGGAGCACCGGAATGTCATCGCATCGTGCTCACGGGACTGGAGCACCACGCCGTCCTGGACGCGGCCAAGTGGCTGGAGACCCATGAGGGGGCCCGGCTGGACTTCGTCCCGGTCCTCGCGGACGGGCGGGTGGACCTGGACGCTTGGCGGGCCGCACTGGCCCGGGACCCCGAGACCATCGCCGTGGCCACGCTGATGTGGGCCAACAATGAGATCGGCACCATCCAGCCGATCGCCGCGGCGGCCGCCCTGGCGGCGGATCACGGGGTGCCCTTCCACACCGACGCCGTCCAGGCCTTCGGGGCCGTGCCCCTCGACTTCCAGGCCTCCGGCGCCACCACGATGGCGGTGACCGGTCACAAGATCGGCGCGCCGGTCGGCGTCGGGGCCCTGCTGGTGCGGCGGGATGCCGCTCTCACTCCGGTACTCCACGGCGGTGGCCAGGAGCGTGACATCCGCTCCGGGACCATCCCGGCCGCCCTCATCGAGGCCTTCGCCGCCGCTGCCACCGAGGCCCATGCCCACCTGTCTGCCGAGCGGGAGCGCGTCGGTGGCCTGCGGGAACAGTTGATCAAGGGGATCCGCGAGCTGGTGCCCGAGGCGCGGCTGACGGGCGCGGAGGACCTCGACCCCCTCACCGGGGAGAGGCTGCCAGCAGGCACCCGCCGTCTGCCGGGCAACGTCCACTTCGTCTTCCCGGGTTGCGAGGGTGATTCCATCCTGTTCGGCTTGGACATGGTCGGCGTGGAGGCCTCCACCGGTTCGGCCTGTTCAGCCGGTGTGCCCCGCCCCTCGCACGTGCTGATCGCGCTGGGCATCGAGGAGGAGCTGGCTCGGTGCGTGCAGCGATTCAGCCTCGGGCATACATCCGGGCCCGCCGACGTTGAGCAGGTGTTGTCCGTGTTGCCGGACGTCCACGCCTCGGCCCTGCGTGCCGGCCTGTCCGGACATGACTCCAGGATCAAGACCGCGAACAGCCAGCGCTGA
- a CDS encoding ABC transporter substrate-binding protein produces the protein MATIRRRLSAAIALGGVAALALTACTGPAPSGEDSEGGSGEGGASSAPIVYGTTDKVTSIDPAGSYDNGSFMLMNQVYPLLLNSAPGSAEVEPDLAETAEFTSPNEYTVTLPEGLTWANGNTLDSADVKHTFDRQLEIADPNGPSSLLGNLESVEAPDTTTVVFTLKEGDDQTFPQVLSSPVGPIVDDETFPADELLPDEDIVAAEAFHGQYSIDSYEKNQLVNLVPFDGYQGLLGAPKNSQASIKYYADSNNLKLDIQQGNIDVAARALTPTDVEDLSGDDNVVVHEGPGGELRYMVFNFNIMPFGAETDEADEEKSLAVRQAMADLLDREALSEQVYKGTYTPAYGFIPKEFEGATEPLKEKYGDGEGGPDQDRAAERLEAAGVETPVALNLQYNPDHYGPSSGEEYALVKQHLEANDLFTVNLQSTEWVTYQQDRIDSYPVYQLGWYPDYSDADNYLSPFFAIENFLSNGYVNEEVDQLIAEQRVTPDEAERSEKLGQIQDIVGEELSTLPLLQGAQVAVSSPDVAGVEDTLDASFKFRLGAVSKEG, from the coding sequence ATGGCCACTATCCGACGCCGCCTGAGCGCGGCCATCGCCCTGGGCGGGGTCGCCGCCCTGGCCCTCACCGCCTGCACCGGGCCAGCCCCGAGCGGCGAAGACAGTGAGGGTGGTTCCGGCGAAGGCGGCGCCAGCAGCGCGCCGATCGTCTACGGCACCACGGACAAGGTCACCAGCATCGACCCGGCCGGCTCCTATGACAACGGCTCATTCATGCTGATGAACCAGGTCTACCCCCTGTTGCTGAACTCCGCCCCGGGCTCCGCCGAGGTCGAACCGGACCTCGCCGAGACCGCCGAGTTCACCTCCCCGAACGAGTACACGGTGACGCTTCCGGAGGGCCTGACCTGGGCGAACGGGAACACCCTGGACTCCGCCGACGTTAAGCACACCTTCGATCGTCAGCTGGAGATCGCCGATCCCAACGGGCCGTCCTCCCTGCTGGGCAACCTGGAGTCCGTCGAGGCCCCGGACACGACCACCGTGGTCTTCACCCTCAAGGAAGGCGACGACCAGACCTTCCCGCAGGTCCTGTCCTCGCCCGTAGGCCCGATCGTGGATGACGAGACCTTCCCCGCGGACGAGTTACTCCCGGACGAGGACATCGTCGCGGCAGAAGCCTTCCACGGGCAGTACTCGATCGATTCCTATGAGAAGAACCAGCTCGTGAACCTGGTGCCGTTCGACGGCTACCAGGGTTTGCTGGGGGCGCCGAAGAACTCGCAGGCCTCCATCAAGTACTACGCCGACTCGAACAACCTGAAGCTGGACATCCAGCAGGGCAACATCGACGTGGCCGCCCGCGCCCTGACGCCGACCGACGTCGAGGACCTGTCCGGGGACGACAACGTGGTGGTGCACGAGGGCCCCGGCGGCGAGCTGCGGTACATGGTCTTCAACTTCAACATCATGCCCTTCGGTGCAGAGACCGACGAGGCGGATGAGGAGAAGTCGTTGGCCGTCCGCCAGGCGATGGCCGATCTGCTGGACCGGGAGGCCCTGTCCGAACAGGTCTACAAGGGCACCTACACCCCGGCCTACGGTTTCATCCCGAAGGAATTCGAGGGCGCCACCGAACCGCTCAAGGAGAAGTACGGAGACGGCGAGGGAGGTCCGGACCAGGACCGCGCCGCCGAGCGGCTGGAGGCGGCCGGCGTCGAGACCCCCGTGGCTCTGAACCTGCAGTACAACCCGGACCACTACGGCCCGTCCTCCGGTGAGGAGTACGCCCTGGTGAAGCAGCACCTCGAGGCCAACGACCTCTTCACGGTGAACCTGCAGTCCACGGAATGGGTGACCTACCAGCAGGACCGCATCGACTCCTACCCCGTGTACCAGCTGGGCTGGTACCCGGACTACTCGGATGCGGACAACTACCTGTCCCCGTTCTTCGCGATCGAGAACTTCCTCTCCAACGGCTACGTCAACGAAGAGGTCGACCAGCTGATCGCCGAGCAGCGGGTCACCCCGGACGAGGCCGAGCGCAGCGAGAAGCTCGGGCAGATCCAGGACATCGTCGGTGAGGAACTGTCCACGCTGCCGCTGCTGCAGGGTGCCCAGGTGGCCGTGTCCAGTCCTGACGTCGCCGGCGTGGAGGACACCCTGGACGCCTCGTTCAAGTTCCGTCTGGGAGCCGTGTCCAAGGAGGGCTAG
- a CDS encoding pyrimidine reductase family protein, protein MRALVHPYPSGLASPTLTADLTDDDLVAFYAPPGPDQRRGDLSRDGLWVRFNFVSSADGAATVRGRSDGLGTPADQRLFALLRRPADVILVGAGTVRAEGYGGDLVSAEDRAWRESRGLPSHPAVALVSGSLDLDPESTFFTSPPVRPLVLTTTGADAGRRAALGEVADIVDCGTHQAEPARIRAVLAERGHRLVHSEGGPTLLGAFTAAGLADELCLSLSPLLAGGAGGRIIAGADLARPSRMDLVGMLEEDGALFLRYRVTAP, encoded by the coding sequence ATGAGAGCACTCGTCCACCCCTACCCCTCGGGACTGGCCAGTCCGACCCTCACCGCGGACCTGACCGACGACGACCTGGTGGCCTTCTACGCCCCTCCCGGCCCGGATCAGCGCCGCGGGGACCTCTCGCGGGACGGACTGTGGGTGCGCTTCAACTTCGTGTCCTCCGCGGACGGCGCGGCCACCGTCCGCGGGCGCTCCGACGGTCTCGGAACTCCGGCCGACCAGCGGCTCTTCGCCCTGCTCCGCCGCCCCGCGGACGTCATCCTCGTGGGTGCCGGGACCGTGCGCGCCGAGGGCTACGGCGGCGACCTGGTCTCCGCGGAGGATCGGGCCTGGCGCGAGTCCCGTGGGCTGCCCTCCCACCCTGCGGTCGCCCTGGTGTCCGGATCCCTCGACCTGGACCCGGAGAGCACCTTCTTCACCTCGCCACCGGTCCGGCCACTCGTCCTCACCACCACCGGGGCCGACGCCGGCCGGAGGGCCGCGCTCGGCGAGGTCGCCGACATCGTGGACTGCGGGACGCACCAGGCCGAACCGGCCCGGATCCGCGCCGTGCTGGCCGAACGCGGCCATCGGCTCGTGCACTCGGAGGGCGGGCCCACACTGCTCGGGGCCTTCACGGCCGCCGGGTTGGCCGACGAGCTGTGCCTGTCCCTCTCGCCGCTGCTCGCCGGTGGTGCGGGAGGCCGGATCATCGCAGGTGCGGACCTGGCCCGCCCCTCCCGAATGGACCTGGTGGGCATGCTCGAGGAGGACGGGGCGTTGTTCCTGCGGTACCGGGTGACGGCACCGTGA
- the mnmA gene encoding tRNA 2-thiouridine(34) synthase MnmA gives MKVLAAMSGGVDSAVAAARAVDAGHEVVGVHLALSRMPGTLRTGSRGCCTIEDSSDAWRACEKLGIPFYTWDFSERFKEDVVDDFVAEYAAGRTPNPCMRCNERIKFAALLEKALALGFDAVCTGHYATVLRNEAGSLELHRAADWAKDQSYVLGVLTAEQLEHSMFPLAETPSKDLVRAEAAERGLSVAAKPDSHDICFIPDGDTRGWLNERIEMTEGDILDTEGNRLGSHPGAQAFTVGQRKGLSIGRPAPDGRPRFVLEVRPKDNTVVVGSKEMLAVDRVTGIRPSWAGAPLAEEATGEWFDCHLQVRAHGDPVPARARVERPGRADTAPDSLVADGPVSDGVLDAASQTHDAGTWVIELFEPLAGVAPGQTAVLYQGTRVLGQSTIDAAFNAARVA, from the coding sequence ATGAAGGTCCTCGCCGCCATGAGCGGGGGAGTCGACTCCGCCGTTGCCGCCGCCCGCGCCGTGGACGCCGGCCACGAGGTGGTCGGGGTGCACCTCGCACTGTCCCGCATGCCCGGGACCCTGCGGACCGGCTCCCGTGGCTGCTGCACCATCGAGGACTCCAGCGATGCCTGGCGCGCCTGCGAGAAGCTCGGCATCCCGTTCTACACGTGGGACTTCTCCGAGCGGTTCAAGGAGGACGTGGTGGACGACTTCGTGGCCGAGTACGCCGCGGGCCGCACCCCGAACCCGTGCATGCGCTGCAATGAGCGGATCAAGTTCGCCGCCCTGTTGGAGAAGGCACTCGCCCTGGGCTTCGACGCCGTGTGCACCGGGCACTACGCCACCGTCCTCCGCAACGAGGCGGGCAGCCTCGAACTGCACCGCGCCGCCGACTGGGCCAAGGACCAGTCCTACGTCCTCGGCGTGCTGACCGCTGAGCAGCTCGAGCACTCCATGTTCCCGCTCGCCGAGACCCCGTCCAAGGACCTGGTCCGAGCGGAGGCGGCCGAGCGCGGACTGTCCGTGGCCGCCAAGCCGGACTCCCATGACATCTGCTTCATCCCGGACGGGGACACCCGGGGGTGGCTGAACGAGCGCATCGAGATGACCGAGGGAGACATTCTGGACACGGAGGGCAACCGCCTCGGCTCCCATCCCGGCGCGCAGGCCTTCACCGTGGGCCAGCGCAAGGGGCTGAGCATCGGCCGTCCCGCCCCGGACGGCCGGCCCCGCTTCGTCCTCGAGGTCCGACCCAAGGACAACACCGTCGTCGTCGGGTCCAAGGAGATGCTCGCCGTGGATCGTGTCACGGGCATCCGCCCCTCCTGGGCCGGGGCGCCGCTGGCAGAGGAGGCCACCGGTGAGTGGTTCGACTGTCACCTGCAGGTCCGGGCGCACGGGGACCCGGTGCCCGCGCGCGCCCGGGTGGAGCGCCCTGGGCGTGCGGACACCGCGCCGGACAGCCTGGTTGCTGACGGGCCAGTCAGTGACGGGGTTTTGGACGCTGCGTCTCAGACCCACGACGCCGGCACCTGGGTCATCGAACTCTTCGAACCACTCGCGGGGGTCGCGCCCGGCCAGACAGCCGTGCTGTACCAGGGCACGCGCGTGCTGGGCCAGTCCACGATCGACGCCGCCTTCAACGCCGCCCGGGTGGCCTGA
- a CDS encoding DnaJ domain-containing protein, with protein MTPADFGGRSAYEVLSVAFDADTATLKAAWRRAARRTHPDYGGDAAEFRLVSYAWELVGTPESRREYDRGFSAGGGSSRPGRQGGHSRPDGQGGQGGQGRQGTPRGRTGSTVPPRSGAGARTAGPASGPAFSTRSGRGRSTGRGGGGDRSGAGTITYVPPLEDEMVLDLSRSSQQIHGAPRKRGILPAGHRLVREARTIRTLQNHVLGSLPASRLVTGLHLTFGRLNSGAIDHVVLCGDRLAVIGSMQVPEGVYRWDGAEMWRGDRRLSPPSLAPAMVALQRAFPDCSIGGFILVLGPDENPHAPVIQLERTRSVLDSDAGFLTDPPANALQFGRDVKMFLGTGPLSGTVDRRLLARLLGAMY; from the coding sequence GTGACTCCCGCAGATTTCGGGGGCCGCTCGGCCTACGAGGTCCTCAGCGTCGCCTTCGACGCGGACACCGCCACCCTCAAGGCCGCCTGGCGGCGCGCGGCCCGCCGCACCCATCCGGACTACGGCGGGGACGCGGCCGAGTTCCGTCTGGTCAGCTACGCCTGGGAACTGGTCGGCACCCCTGAGTCCCGGCGCGAGTACGATCGCGGTTTCAGCGCCGGAGGCGGGTCGTCGCGGCCGGGCCGACAGGGCGGTCACAGCCGCCCAGACGGTCAGGGCGGTCAGGGCGGTCAAGGCCGGCAGGGGACTCCGCGCGGCCGGACCGGGTCCACTGTTCCACCGCGGTCCGGCGCGGGAGCGCGGACGGCCGGGCCGGCGTCGGGCCCCGCCTTCTCCACCCGGTCCGGGCGCGGCCGGTCCACGGGCCGGGGTGGTGGAGGAGACCGCAGCGGTGCCGGGACCATCACCTATGTGCCGCCGCTGGAGGACGAGATGGTGCTGGACCTGTCCCGCAGCTCCCAGCAGATCCACGGGGCACCCCGCAAGCGTGGCATCCTGCCGGCCGGCCATCGGCTCGTGCGCGAGGCACGCACCATCCGCACGCTGCAGAACCATGTGCTCGGATCGCTGCCGGCCAGCCGCCTCGTCACCGGCCTGCACCTGACCTTCGGACGGCTCAACTCAGGGGCCATCGACCACGTGGTGCTGTGCGGGGACCGACTGGCGGTGATCGGCTCGATGCAGGTCCCCGAAGGGGTCTACCGGTGGGACGGGGCGGAGATGTGGCGCGGCGACCGGCGCCTCTCACCGCCGTCCCTGGCCCCGGCGATGGTCGCCCTCCAGCGGGCCTTCCCAGACTGCAGCATCGGCGGGTTCATCCTGGTCCTCGGTCCGGACGAGAATCCGCACGCCCCCGTCATCCAGCTGGAGCGCACCCGCTCAGTGCTGGACTCGGACGCGGGATTCCTCACGGACCCGCCGGCCAACGCGCTGCAGTTCGGCCGCGACGTGAAGATGTTCCTCGGCACCGGCCCGTTGTCCGGCACCGTGGACCGCCGGCTCCTGGCCCGACTGCTCGGCGCGATGTACTGA
- a CDS encoding ABC transporter permease translates to MVLPGDEGTAPSAPTRKKGLGGLGRYILIRFLLIIPTVFILVTMVFFLMRVTGDPITAAMGGRLTPAQLAERIAAAGYDRPLPVQYVEYLGQLLTGNFGTTLSDNRPVTEVLATYGAATLELVFFSVIVALVVGIPLGMVAAKFRDRWPDAFLRIAAILFYATPVFFAGLLLKLVFSVWLDWLPTNGRLTISNQLALDGLQAPTGIYFLDALRSGNMAALGDVLEHAALPALALGLLTGGVFLRLVRTNMIGTLGREFVEAGRSRGVSEYRLTTRHAFRPALIPIITVMGMQIAMMMGGAVLTETTFEWKGLGFQLAEYLAARDFVAVQGIVVILAVIVAVTNFLVDIVAALIDPRVRY, encoded by the coding sequence GTGGTGCTGCCAGGAGACGAGGGAACCGCTCCGTCCGCCCCGACCCGGAAGAAGGGTCTGGGCGGGCTGGGCCGCTATATCCTGATCCGGTTCCTGCTCATCATCCCCACCGTGTTCATCCTCGTGACCATGGTGTTCTTCTTGATGCGGGTGACCGGCGACCCGATCACCGCGGCCATGGGTGGGCGCCTGACACCGGCCCAGCTCGCCGAGCGGATCGCCGCCGCCGGCTATGACCGGCCCCTGCCGGTGCAGTACGTCGAGTACCTCGGCCAGTTGCTCACGGGCAATTTCGGGACGACCCTCTCGGACAACCGCCCCGTCACCGAGGTGCTGGCCACTTACGGTGCGGCCACCCTCGAACTCGTGTTCTTCTCCGTGATCGTCGCGCTCGTGGTCGGCATCCCCCTGGGGATGGTGGCCGCCAAGTTCCGCGACCGCTGGCCGGATGCGTTCCTGCGCATCGCGGCGATCCTGTTCTACGCCACCCCGGTGTTCTTCGCCGGCCTGCTGCTCAAGCTCGTCTTCAGCGTGTGGCTGGACTGGCTTCCCACCAACGGGCGGCTGACCATCAGCAACCAGTTGGCCCTGGACGGACTGCAGGCACCCACGGGAATCTACTTCCTGGACGCGCTGCGCTCCGGGAACATGGCCGCCCTCGGTGACGTGCTTGAACACGCTGCCCTGCCGGCCCTGGCCCTGGGGTTGCTGACCGGCGGCGTGTTCCTGCGCCTGGTCCGCACCAACATGATCGGAACCCTCGGACGTGAGTTCGTGGAGGCCGGCCGGTCCCGCGGCGTCAGCGAGTACCGGCTGACCACCCGCCACGCCTTCCGGCCCGCGCTGATCCCCATCATCACCGTGATGGGGATGCAGATCGCCATGATGATGGGCGGGGCCGTACTGACCGAGACCACCTTTGAATGGAAGGGACTGGGATTCCAGTTGGCCGAGTACCTGGCTGCGCGTGACTTCGTAGCCGTGCAGGGGATCGTGGTCATACTGGCCGTGATCGTCGCCGTGACGAATTTCCTCGTGGACATCGTCGCCGCCCTCATCGACCCGAGGGTGAGGTACTGA
- the folP gene encoding dihydropteroate synthase: MPMVEPEFRHPVQRFAHRTVDFRSRILLMAVVNRTPDSFYDDGATFALDAAVRAARQAAEDGADWVDVGGVPFSPGPELPPAEEAERVVPVIAALRSGGGPAATAILSADTFQPLVAERAIAAGADVVNDTTGMFHHDLGRVVATGGAHLVITHSLATPRTPVPSPRYDDVVTEIREYLLRRIDLAVSLGVPEEKIIVDPGHDLNKNTRHSLEITRRFDAFTTLGFPALAAVSNKDFIGETLDQHKSARLAGSLAAAQMCVLNGARVLRMHQVGPSVSAIRMTEAIMGWREPHRLEHNMHGLNRDADRSAGPGDAAHWDGHEPASPVTEGVNP; encoded by the coding sequence ATGCCCATGGTCGAGCCGGAGTTCAGACACCCGGTCCAGCGCTTCGCGCACCGCACCGTGGACTTTCGCTCGCGCATCCTGCTCATGGCCGTGGTCAACCGCACGCCGGACTCCTTCTACGACGACGGCGCGACCTTCGCCCTGGACGCCGCGGTGCGTGCCGCCCGGCAGGCGGCCGAGGACGGCGCGGACTGGGTCGACGTCGGCGGGGTCCCCTTCTCCCCCGGACCGGAGCTGCCCCCGGCCGAAGAAGCCGAGCGCGTGGTGCCGGTGATCGCCGCCCTGCGGTCCGGCGGCGGTCCCGCCGCCACCGCGATCCTCTCCGCGGACACCTTCCAGCCCCTGGTGGCCGAGCGTGCCATCGCGGCCGGGGCCGACGTCGTCAATGACACCACCGGGATGTTCCACCACGATCTCGGCCGGGTGGTGGCCACCGGCGGCGCCCACCTGGTGATCACCCACTCCCTCGCCACGCCACGCACCCCGGTGCCGTCGCCGCGCTACGACGATGTGGTGACCGAGATCCGCGAGTACCTGCTGCGGCGGATCGATCTGGCCGTCTCCCTCGGGGTCCCGGAGGAGAAGATCATCGTGGACCCGGGACACGACCTGAACAAGAACACACGGCACTCCCTGGAGATCACCCGGCGCTTCGATGCCTTCACCACCCTCGGATTCCCCGCCCTGGCGGCGGTGTCCAACAAGGACTTCATCGGCGAGACCCTGGACCAGCACAAATCGGCCCGGCTGGCCGGGTCCCTGGCGGCGGCCCAGATGTGCGTCCTGAACGGTGCCCGCGTGCTGCGCATGCACCAGGTGGGGCCGTCGGTCTCGGCGATCCGGATGACCGAGGCCATCATGGGCTGGCGCGAACCGCACCGACTGGAGCACAACATGCACGGGCTCAACCGGGATGCCGACCGCTCGGCGGGACCCGGGGATGCCGCCCACTGGGACGGCCACGAGCCGGCCTCCCCCGTGACCGAAGGAGTCAACCCATGA
- a CDS encoding diacylglycerol/lipid kinase family protein yields the protein MSRHHLLLCINPASGAGRGADAGAEAAARLRSGGADVEILAVPGEDGTPPVRRYSEALAARLARTAGTGPDAVVVVGGDGMLHATANVLAGTEMPVGLVPAGTGNDLARALGLADSGVAGAVDRILSGLDRPPRRIDLARVDLAPLPAALPAGPDFAGTVDDGPVAGAPPERERRYVVSGVNVAFDAAVNATANRMRWPRGGLRYVAAVLVDLLRFRPVDLRIRLDGPDGPDAPDGRSGQNDRVLTGPTFLLAVMNGRFIGGGMEVTPGTRIDDGVLEVFRVTPLSPVRFLRVFPRVFAGRHTDLPEVEIREASSVRIESVTAVGHPVPPGPPSWRSAGPVLHGDGEPLGMLPATITVEQGQLTLLDDGRRP from the coding sequence ATGAGCCGTCACCACCTCCTGCTGTGCATCAATCCCGCCTCCGGGGCCGGCCGGGGTGCCGACGCGGGGGCCGAGGCCGCGGCCCGCCTGCGCAGTGGCGGGGCCGATGTCGAGATCCTGGCGGTGCCCGGCGAGGACGGGACGCCTCCCGTCCGGCGCTACTCCGAGGCCCTCGCCGCGCGACTGGCACGGACCGCGGGGACGGGACCGGACGCTGTCGTGGTGGTGGGCGGCGACGGGATGCTGCATGCCACGGCGAACGTGCTGGCGGGTACCGAGATGCCGGTGGGCCTGGTCCCCGCCGGGACCGGGAACGATCTGGCCCGGGCCCTGGGGCTGGCGGACTCCGGAGTGGCGGGCGCCGTCGATCGGATCCTCTCTGGCCTGGACCGGCCGCCGCGACGCATCGACCTGGCCCGGGTGGACCTGGCCCCGCTGCCGGCAGCGTTGCCCGCGGGGCCGGACTTCGCCGGGACGGTGGACGACGGCCCCGTGGCAGGTGCGCCGCCGGAGCGGGAGCGCCGGTATGTGGTCTCCGGGGTGAACGTGGCCTTCGACGCCGCGGTGAACGCCACCGCCAACCGGATGCGCTGGCCCCGCGGTGGCCTGCGGTATGTGGCTGCCGTCCTGGTGGATTTGCTGCGGTTCCGGCCGGTGGACCTGAGGATCCGACTCGATGGACCGGACGGGCCGGATGCGCCGGATGGCCGGTCCGGGCAAAACGACCGGGTCCTGACCGGTCCCACGTTCCTGCTGGCCGTGATGAACGGGCGGTTCATCGGGGGCGGTATGGAGGTCACCCCCGGGACGCGGATCGACGACGGAGTGCTGGAAGTCTTCCGCGTCACGCCCCTGAGCCCGGTGCGTTTCCTGCGGGTCTTCCCGAGGGTCTTCGCTGGACGCCACACGGACCTGCCGGAGGTGGAGATCCGGGAGGCGAGCTCGGTGCGGATCGAGAGCGTCACCGCGGTGGGGCATCCGGTTCCGCCTGGGCCGCCGTCCTGGCGGAGCGCTGGTCCGGTCCTGCACGGGGACGGTGAGCCGTTGGGGATGTTGCCGGCCACGATCACCGTGGAACAAGGCCAGCTCACCCTGCTGGATGATGGTCGTCGCCCCTGA